Proteins from a single region of Corylus avellana chromosome ca11, CavTom2PMs-1.0:
- the LOC132164971 gene encoding uncharacterized protein LOC132164971 yields MNQAVKSQKEAVNSPSQAITKIKTQPGQMTKTLNRLEEGKIPSPSNLKQVQAITTLRSGKMFDNHVEDTKDEQTEAPQNLYQDKGKQVSIVASSSSALTPELSCEPWVPFLERLKAPSHFWKQGKKIQDMMERKNRKRIPKKVLFTEQVSSLIQHSTPPKFNDPGAPTISCIIGNIEIEKAFLGLGAGVNLLPYSVYQQLGLGELKPTNIVLQLVDRSIKKSLGIVEDVIIKVDKFYFPVDFIVLDTEPVPNPEK; encoded by the exons ATGAATCAGGCTGTGAAATCTCAAAAAGAGGCAGTAAACTCTCCCTCTCAAGCcattaccaaaataaaaactcaGCCTGGACAGATGACTAAAACCCTCAACAGGTTGGAAGAAGGGAAGATTCCAAGCCCCTCTAATCTGAAGCAAGTCCAAGCTATCACGACACTGAGGAGTGGGAAAATGTtcgacaatcatgtggaagataCAAAGGATGAGCAAACTGAGGCTCCACAAAATCTATATCAGGACAAAGGTAAGCAAGTAAGCATTgtggcatcttcatcatctgctCTCACTCCTGAATTATCATGTGAGCCCTGGGTCCCGTTCCTAGAGCGTCTCAAGGCACCCTCCCACTTTTggaaacaaggaaagaaaatacaagacatgatggag aggaaaaatcGGAAGCGCATTCCTAAGAAAGTCCTTTTCACCGAGCAAGTGAGCTCCTTGATTCAGCATagcactcctccaaagttcaatgACCCTGGagctcctacaatttcatgcatcatcggaAACATTGAGATTGAGAAAGCTTTCCTCGGcttaggagctggtgtgaaTCTGCTTCCATACTCGGTTTATCAACAACTTGGCTTAGGGGAACTAAAACCCACAAATATTGTCCTGCAATTGGTTGACCGATCTATCAAGAAATCCCTAGGGATTGTGGAGGATGTCAtcatcaaggtggacaagttctacttcCCAGTTGACTTCATAGTTTTGGACACAGAACCGGTTCCAAATCCAGAGAAGTAG
- the LOC132166370 gene encoding G-type lectin S-receptor-like serine/threonine-protein kinase LECRK1, translated as MAPRSIVFFLLLMSFAGGRAQSKQSGRINPGTSLSPTNQRYYSWVSPAGRFAFGFYQQGSGFAVGIWFVGKDKTKVVSVVWTANRDDPPISSNATLDFTTEGMLLLRSERGQQNLIANAICSVSYAAMLDSGNFVLYDNGSNIVWQSFDHPTDTILGGQTLFAGGQLFSSLTRTDHSTGSRFHLRMQDDGNLVLYPENTGDTSGDAYWSTDTVGHGSKFHLYLNNTGTLLIINGTISDTVYTLYENRASSAPNNNIIYRSTLDSDGNLRLYSHAYNESGDFNVSTLWQAFTDPCAVKVSCGFNSYCTFNDNQPYCVCLPGTDFVYPNDRSLGCERNFSEAVCTGGKENEALYRIQTMKNMKWGDRPYVEAPMSTKEECSRSCLEDCNCGAALFESKSCKKQSLPLRYVRRATNLETTAIFKAGITSLKNSNETDNQEMPLEDVRKTAIVQILLVTLGFTALSCVALGICGIYVFKSRVLRYQRLLENGNLGLNEEVTLRLFSYNELKRATNGFKEELGKGSFGAVYKGVLFKGRRLVAVKRLEKLVEEGEREFQAEMRAIGRTHHKNLVRLLGYCTEGSKRLLVYEYMSNGSLSDLLFRAERRPDWDERVRIARDVARGILYLHEECEAPIIHCDIKPQNILMDDFWTAKISDFGLAKFLMPDQTRTFTGIRGTRGYLAPEWYKNNPISVRADVYSYGIVLLEILCCRRNIEINISNEDEMILSTWIYKCFIGRELDKIVRGEEVDKATLENMVKVALWCIQDEPALRPSMKSVLLMLEGITEISNPPCPAPTSM; from the coding sequence ATGGCTCCCAGATCCATTGTTTTCTTCCTTCTGTTGATGTCCTTTGCAGGTGGAAGAGCTCAATCAAAGCAATCTGGCCGTATAAACCCGGGCACTTCACTCTCTCCCACTAATCAACGGTACTATTCATGGGTTTCTCCTGCTGGGCGATTTGCATTTGGGTTCTACCAGCAAGGCAGTGGCTTTGCGGTAGGAATTTGGTTCGTCGGTAAAGACAAGACAAAAGTGGTGTCAGTGGTGTGGACGGCAAATCGTGATGATCCACCGATCTCCTCAAATGCAACGCTGGATTTTACAACGGAGGGTATGCTTCTTTTGAGAAGTGAGCGAGGACAACAGAATCTCATTGCGAATGCAATATGTTCTGTTTCCTATGCCGCCATGCTCGACTCAGGCAATTTTGTGCTTTATGACAATGGTTCCAACATAGTTTGGCAGAGTTTTGATCATCCTACCGACACCATTTTAGGAGGTCAGACTTTGTTCGCCGGAGGTCAACTCTTCTCCAGCTTAACCAGGACTGACCACTCAACCGGATCACGGTTTCATCTCAGGATGCAAGATGATGGAAACCTTGTTTTATACCCAGAAAACACCGGAGACACCTCAGGAGATGCTTACTGGAGCACAGACACTGTCGGTCATGGTTCCAAGTTTCACCTTTATCTCAATAATACAGGCACTCTGCTCATCATCAACGGCACTATTTCAGACACAGTTTATACCTTGTATGAAAATAGAGCATCTTCGGCCCCCAACAATAATATAATTTATCGCTCAACTCTTGATTCTGATGGAAATCTCCGTCTCTATTCTCATGCCTATAATGAAAGTGGCGACTTCAATGTATCAACTTTATGGCAAGCGTTCACAGATCCATGTGCTGTGAAAGTTTCGTGTGGTTTCAACAGCTATTGCACATTCAACGACAACCAGCCATACTGTGTTTGTCTTCCTGGGACTGATTTTGTATATCCGAATGACAGGTCTCTTGGCTGTGAGAGAAACTTTTCGGAAGCAGTATGTACaggtggaaaagaaaatgaagcctTATATCGCATCCAAACCATGAAGAATATGAAGTGGGGAGATCGTCCTTATGTTGAGGCACCAATGTCAACAAAGGAAGAATGCAGCAGGTCTTGTTTGGAAGATTGCAATTGTGGGGCGGCACTATTCGAGAGTAAGTCTTGCAAGAAACAAAGTCTTCCGCTCAGATATGTAAGAAGAGCTACAAATTTGGAGACCACGGCAATTTTTAAGGCTGGTATAACAAGCCTTAAGAATAGCAACGAAACTGATAACCAAGAGATGCCACTTGAGGACGTACGCAAAACAGCAATAGTGCAAATTCTTCTTGTGACTTTAGGCTTTACTGCATTGTCATGCGTTGCCCTTGGAATCTGTGGCATTTACGTTTTCAAAAGTCGAGTTTTAAGGTACCAAAGGCTATTAGAAAATGGAAACCTGGGCCTGAATGAGGAGGTCACATTGAGATTATTTTCATATAATGAGCTCAAAAGAGCTACAAATGGCTTCAAAGAAGAGTTAGGTAAGGGCTCCTTCGGAGCAGTTTACAAAGGGGTACTTTTCAAAGGTAGAAGACTTGTTGCAGTAAAGAGACTAGAGAAATTAGTTGAAGAAGGTGAAAGGGAGTTCCAGGCAGAGATGCGAGCAATTGGGAGAACCCACCATAAGAACTTAGTTCGATTGCTGGGTTACTGCACCGAGGGCTCTAAAAGGCTTTTGGTTTACGAGTACATGAGCAATGGTTCCCTTTCGGATCTTCTTTTTAGAGCTGAGAGACGTCCAGACTGGGATGAGAGAGTGAGAATAGCACGAGATGTTGCAAGAGGAATCCTCTATCTACACGAAGAGTGTGAGGCCCCAATTATCCATTGTGATATAAAGCCTCAAAACATTCTAATGGATGATTTTTGGACCGCTAAAATTTCTGACTTTGGGTTGGCAAAATTTTTAATGCCGGATCAAACTCGGACCTTCACAGGGATTCGAGGGACAAGAGGTTACTTAGCACCTGAATGGTATAAGAACAACCCAATATCAGTGAGGGCAGACGTTTACAGCTATGGAATAGTGCTCTTGGAAATTTTGTGTTGCAGAAGGAACATAGAGATTAACATATCAAACGAAGACGAGATGATTCTTTCTACTTGGATCTATAAATGCTTCATTGGTAGAGAGTTGGACAAGATTGTGCGTGGAGAAGAAGTAGATAAGGCCACCTTGGAGAATATGGTTAAGGTTGCACTCTGGTGTATTCAAGATGAACCAGCTCTTCGTCCTTCCATGAAAAGTGTCCTCTTGATGTTAGAAGGGATTACTGAGATATCTAATCCTCCATGTCCAGCTCCTACGTCCATGTAA